The Desulfuribacillus stibiiarsenatis DNA segment ATCGGCCACTGCACATTTCTCATTCAAATGAATGGGCTTAATATTTTAACGGATCCAGTCTGGGCTTATCGTATGGGGTTTGCTAAGAGGTTATCGAATGTTGGTCTGTCGATGGATGAATTACCGCTAATTGATGTTGTTGTGATTTCCCACAATCATTACGACCATTTAGATTTCTCAACCCTTAAGAAATTGAGAAAGATCAATCCCAAAACTATCTATCTAGTGCCTTGTGGGGTGAAATCACTATTTACTCGTCGCGGATTCAATACTGTGGATGAATTCAATTGGTGGGATTTTCATGAGGTACAAGGTGTTGAATTTCATTTCGTCCCTGCTCAACATTGGTCTAAGCGCTTGCTGTTTGATACGAACTGCTCCCATTGGGGTGGCTGGGTTATGAAGTGCTCAAGCAACGCTATACATTCAAATGGGAATGAACATCCAACTAGTAACGAATCTACAGTGTACTTTGTTGGGGACACTGGCTACTTTCGAGGTTTCCAATTGCTGCGCGAGAAATTCTCCATACAATACATGTTAACTCCCATTGGCGCTTATGCCCCGGAGTGGTTTATGAAAATACAACATATGACGCCTGAACAGGCCGTGCAAGCATATGAAGATTGTGGCGCGAAGTATTTCATCCCCATGCACCATGATGCTTTTCAATTAGGCGACGATACGACAGAAGAAGCTCTTGCCCGCCTAAAAAAGCATTGGCTGGAGAAGAAACTTGAAACGAATGATTTGCTACTTCCGAAACTAGGTGAAACCATTAAAATGTAAAAAACTAAGGCATACACCAGTCATTAATGGCATTGATATGCTCCCCTTGTGGTAGACAGTTTAAATAATAAAACTGTTTATTTACAAGGAGGAGTATTTTTGTGACTCACAAATCAAAAATATCAGGAACAGAAAAAATAGCTGCTGTAGAAAAATATCTCCGTGGAGAAGGTTCCCTTAGACGTTTAGCTTCTATGCTAGATGTTACCTTTGCATCCATCAACCAATGGCGGCAAACATATCTATCACTAGGCCCTGATGGTCTTCTAAATACATCTAAGA contains these protein-coding regions:
- a CDS encoding MBL fold metallo-hydrolase, producing the protein MRQIFSNLDNVQLTTTFKDLLAWRKERSQNKKTQSTYVVAQADTKNIQYLHNNRTEATITSIGHCTFLIQMNGLNILTDPVWAYRMGFAKRLSNVGLSMDELPLIDVVVISHNHYDHLDFSTLKKLRKINPKTIYLVPCGVKSLFTRRGFNTVDEFNWWDFHEVQGVEFHFVPAQHWSKRLLFDTNCSHWGGWVMKCSSNAIHSNGNEHPTSNESTVYFVGDTGYFRGFQLLREKFSIQYMLTPIGAYAPEWFMKIQHMTPEQAVQAYEDCGAKYFIPMHHDAFQLGDDTTEEALARLKKHWLEKKLETNDLLLPKLGETIKM
- a CDS encoding helix-turn-helix domain-containing protein — its product is MTHKSKISGTEKIAAVEKYLRGEGSLRRLASMLDVTFASINQWRQTYLSLGPDGLLNTSK